Proteins from one Sarcophilus harrisii chromosome 2, mSarHar1.11, whole genome shotgun sequence genomic window:
- the LOC105749201 gene encoding seminal ribonuclease-like: MSYAVMFLLLLLDLINFSYAQTFWKLHIDYPKSDAPGSSNQYCNVMIGWRKVSMAGGCKPVHTFIHENTSSIANLCSIPPKPCGKRQVKICHESPSPIKVTDCFAKSGFLPPTCQYLENSDSRKIQVICKKGRPIFLKN; encoded by the coding sequence ATGTCCTATGCGGTGATGTTTTTACTCCTCCTTCTGGACCTGATTAACTTCTCCTATGCCCAGACATTCTGGAAGCTTCATATAGACTACCCCAAATCCGATGCCCCTGGAAGTTCAAACCAGTACTGTAATGTGATGATTGGTTGGCGGAAAGTGTCTATGGCTGGTGGATGCAAACCAGTCCACACCTTCATCCATGAGAATACCTCCAGCATTGCAAACTTATGTAGTATTCCTCCTAAGCCCTGTGGAAAGCGCCAAGTGAAGATCTGTCACGAAAGCCCCAGTCCAATCAAAGTGACTGATTGCTTTGCCAAATCAGGATTCCTGCCCCCTACCTGTCAATACCTAGAGAATTCTGATTCCCGAAAGATTCAGGTGATTTGTAAGAAGGGTCGACCAATCTTTCTGAAGAACTAA